A window from Drosophila nasuta strain 15112-1781.00 chromosome 3, ASM2355853v1, whole genome shotgun sequence encodes these proteins:
- the LOC132792135 gene encoding uncharacterized protein LOC132792135 — protein MELARKIILWIIPLFVLAFLLTMSEAYLSRLRVEETPFQRIPPRAASLLVRKQGNPKRSSGIHLISSLEHQRTFLHIFHVPYIICFYAAKGKWPYVPGFMKTRVNSAARNFFHQNDSFIKQFCTKWIQVKECFRPLFDKSNDTTVEVETLDAQKQIQRCDCDKLVSTEAPVPVVYFDKNYIGNVSSDTILSTIEFLESFLPPPTKKHKRKNRVRGRLDEIDID, from the exons ATGGAATTGGCACGGAAAATAATACTCTGGATTATTCCTTTATTCGTGCTCGCATTTCTGCTCACCATGAGTGAAGCGTATCTAAGTAGATTGCGTGTTGAGGAGACGCCATTTCAAAGGATTCCACCGAGGGCAGCCAGTCTCTTGGTCAGAAAGCAAGGCAACCCAAAGCGATCCAGTGGCATTCATTTGATATCGAGCCTGGAGCATCAACGCACATTTTTACACATTTTCCATGTGCCTT ATATCATTTGCTTTTATGCCGCCAAGGGCAAATGGCCTTATGTGCCGGGATTTATGAAAACGCGTGTGAACAGCGCAGCCAGAAATTTCTTTCATCAAAATGACAGTTTCATTAAGCAATTTTGCACCAAGTGGATTCAAGTCAAGGAATGCTTTAGACCACTCTTCG ATAAATCAAATGACACCACGGTTGAGGTGGAAACTTTGGATGCTCAGAAGCAAATTCAGCGCTGCGACTGTGACAAGTTGGTCTCCACGGAAGCCCCAGTGCCCGTTGTCTACTTTGACAAGAACTACATTGGCAATGTTAGCTCGGACACCATTTTGAGCACCATCGAGTTTCTCGAGAGTTTTCTGCCGCCGCCCACCAAAAAGCACAAACGCAAGAATCGAGTTCGTGGAAGATTGGATGAAATAGATATTGATTAG
- the LOC132791891 gene encoding nose resistant to fluoxetine protein 6: MPAMYQLDDYDLCLQQSPSQILAHSTYCLVYTEIVPNASSTLWQQIEQVSQDNKHHFRHDHLFVGVCLEHCKRALHTLSRFQKQQLYEGKVVDTELSSYYAKVHKRATDERIRYEHIINSCLNREFERRFELRVRSSIEYCERAKEKLEHDALDVTVYCLLASLLLVTIFSSFYDYRLKLQQVEPELARGNLFYQQPLHSSLQGFLTIFSLCRNYYRLVLPSRSQFSKDLRFFDAFRVIGVFVVILGHTLMVFMTVQIQNPEFYEQFLYKFEASIFQNGSAFIQIFFVMSSFLLYVNFSERQWINNESGVLTCIGVYFRVFFTRYFRMLPSLVMLILCNATILSRLGDGPFWRHLTEAERVFCRSNWWKNVFFVNNYLLEESCAQQTWYMGADMQLFELFLILIIIMKKHPGLTRSIYVVLFFMTFCVPAFLTYYLKLEAVYHIMPETYRYLYFRNSETFYEIYPPFYTNLGGYFMGFLCGQFYLKFRTTCRGGSWKGKWSWQLSMWLLIPGALLVLLSGFIFIKHDFEKPSIWLALYAGIYKNLWIMICGGFVCCMCFKVGWIAYELCCLPIFRPLGRISFQAFIWHVFILRLVAGYFRDPVYVNSFFLFGNVLLVFVLTQIVAFFMALLLEYPLVELLKLITHHKPVPKKEEYKISTVVQFELTTDLTDTRADEKRQNCVA; the protein is encoded by the exons ATGCCGGCCATGTACCAATTAGATGACTATGATCTGTGTCTGCAGCAGTCACCAAGCCAAATCCTTGCGCACAGCACTTATTGCCTGGTCTACACTGAGATTGTGCCGAATGCTAGCTCCACGCTGTGGCAACAAATCGAGCAAGTTTCACAGGATAACAAACATCACTTTCGACACGATCATCTCTTTGTTGGCGTCTGCTTGGAGCACTGCAAACGTGCACTGCACACTCTCAGCAGATTTCAGAAACAACAACTCTACGAGGGCAAAGTTGTGGACACTGAG CTAAGCTCCTATTATGCCAAGGTGCACAAGCGAGCAACCGATGAGCGAATACGCTATGAACACATTATCAACAGCTGTCTGAATCGTGAATTTGAACGCAGATTTGAGTTGCGAGTGCGCAGCAGCATCGAGTACTGCGAAAGAGCAAAGGAGAAATTGGAGCATG ATGCATTGGATGTCACCGTTTACTGCTTGCTGGCTTCACTGCTGCTGGTCACAATTTTCTCCAGCTTTTACGACTATCGCTTGAAGCTGCAACAAGTTGAACCTGAACTAGCTCGTGGCAATCTCTTCTATCAGCAACCTCTTCATTCATCCTTGCAAGGTTTTCTCACCATCTTTTCGCTGTGCCGCAACTATTATCGCCTTGTGCTGCCTTCGCGTAGTCAATTCTCAAAGGATCTGCGTTTTTTCGATGCCTTTCGTGTGATTGGCGTCTTTGTGGTGATTCTGGGTCACACACTAATGGTCTTTATGACTGTGCAAATACAGAATCCCGAGTTCTACGAGCAGTTTCTGTACAAATTCGAGGCTTCGATCTTTCAGAATGGCAGCGCGTTTATACAAATCTTTTTTGTGATGAGCTCCTTTCTGCTCTACGTGAACTTTTCGGAACGTCAATGGATTAACAATGAATCCGGAGTGCTCACTTGCATTGGCGTTTATTTTCGTGTTTTCTTCACTAGATATTTTCGCATGTTGCCCTCTCTGGTAATGTTGATTTTATGTAATGCCACGATTCTTAGTCGACTGGGAGATGGACCCTTCTGGAGGCACTTGACCGAAGCAGAGCGAGTTTTCTGCAGGAGCAACTGGTGGAAGAATGTCTTCTTTGTCAACAACTATTTGCTGGAGGAGAGC TGTGCTCAACAAACTTGGTATATGGGCGCTGACATGCAGCTCTTTGAGCTCTTCCTAATACTCATCATAATAATGAAGAA gCATCCCGGACTTACCAGAAGCATTTATGTTGTGCTCTTCTTTATGACATTTTGCGTGCCCGCTTTCTTAACATATTATTTGAAACTCGAAGCGGTTTATCACATCATGCCAGA AACTTATcgctatttatattttcgtaaCTCGGAGACTTTTTATGAGATCTATCCGCCGTTCTATACAAATCTTGGAGGCTATTTCATGGGCTTCCTTTGTGGTCAATTCTATCTCAAATTCCGTACCACATGCAGAGGTGGAAGCTGGAAGGGAAAGTGGAGTTGGCAGCTGAGCATGTGGCTGTTGATTCCAGGTGCGTTGCTGGTACTGCTCTCGGGATTCATCTTTATCAAGCATGACTTTGAGAAACCTTCAATTTGGCTGGCATTGTATGCGGGAATCTACAAGAATCTCTGGATTATGATATGTGGCGGTTTTGTCTGTTGCATGTGCTTCAAAGTGGGAT GGATTGCCTATGAACTTTGCTGTCTGCCCATTTTTAGGCCCCTGGGTCGTATTTCCTTTCAGGCTTTTATATGGCATGTGTTCATATTGCGTCTGGTAGCTGGCTATTTTCGAGATCCGGTTTATGTAAATAGTTTCTTTTTG TTTGGAAATGTTTTGTTGGTCTTTGTTCTCACTCAAATTGTGGCATTCTTCATGGCGCTTTTATTGGAATATCCATTGGTTGAGCTCCTAAAACTGATCACCCATCATAAACCAG TTCCCAAAAAGGAGGAATATAAGA